A single genomic interval of Alistipes provencensis harbors:
- a CDS encoding ExbD/TolR family protein has protein sequence MAVMKKKGSKGLPPISTASLPDVIFMILFFFMVSTTMRDQELLVRYKLPEATEVQKLEKKSLVSFIHIGPPSMTMQAKFGTAPRIQLNDSYKSTRDILDFVAAERDKLNEADRASMTICLKADQATKMGIVTDVKQELRRANALKISYAASKSLGY, from the coding sequence ATGGCAGTAATGAAAAAGAAGGGCAGCAAAGGTCTGCCCCCCATCTCGACCGCATCGCTTCCTGACGTGATCTTCATGATCCTCTTCTTCTTTATGGTCTCGACGACTATGCGCGATCAGGAACTGCTGGTAAGATACAAACTCCCGGAGGCCACCGAGGTACAGAAACTCGAGAAGAAATCGCTCGTAAGTTTCATCCACATCGGTCCTCCGTCGATGACGATGCAGGCAAAGTTCGGTACCGCGCCGCGCATCCAGTTGAACGACTCTTACAAATCGACCCGGGATATCTTGGACTTCGTCGCCGCAGAACGCGATAAGCTCAACGAGGCCGACCGTGCCTCGATGACCATCTGCCTCAAGGCCGACCAAGCTACCAAGATGGGTATCGTGACCGACGTGAAGCAGGAGCTTCGCCGGGCCAATGCCCTGAAGATATCCTATGCGGCCTCCAAGTCGCTGGGATATTAA
- a CDS encoding ExbD/TolR family protein, which yields MAGNKRQIQEINAGSMADIAFLLLIFFLVATTMNTDTGLVRMLPPMPPEDQKQEDIKVKERNLFLVFINGRGDIMAGASGKQEAIDLHQLTERTKEFIVNPLDDENLPEKVNREIDLPDGSKWVYPVSEGVVSLQTTRDTGYQSYIMVQNELTRAFNEVRDEVALRKFGAKFSDLPEEQRNVISKAVPLKISEAEPRNIKK from the coding sequence ATGGCAGGAAATAAAAGACAAATACAGGAGATCAATGCCGGTTCAATGGCCGACATCGCTTTCCTGCTGCTCATTTTCTTCCTGGTCGCCACTACCATGAACACGGACACAGGTCTGGTGCGTATGCTTCCGCCGATGCCTCCTGAAGATCAGAAACAGGAGGACATCAAGGTCAAGGAACGCAACCTCTTCCTTGTGTTCATCAACGGCAGGGGCGACATCATGGCAGGAGCTTCGGGCAAGCAGGAGGCGATCGATCTGCATCAGCTTACGGAGAGGACCAAGGAGTTCATCGTTAACCCGCTGGACGACGAAAACCTTCCCGAAAAGGTGAACAGGGAGATCGATCTTCCCGACGGCAGCAAGTGGGTCTATCCCGTGAGCGAGGGCGTCGTTTCGCTGCAAACGACCCGCGACACGGGCTACCAGTCCTACATCATGGTGCAGAACGAACTCACGCGCGCTTTCAACGAGGTGCGTGATGAAGTGGCACTGCGTAAATTCGGCGCCAAGTTCTCGGATCTTCCCGAAGAGCAGCGCAATGTAATCTCCAAGGCAGTTCCTCTGAAGATTTCGGAGGCGGAACCGCGTAACATAAAGAAGTAA
- a CDS encoding MotA/TolQ/ExbB proton channel family protein, with product MKKLFLIPSAALSVLGTVSAFAQDAAAATETVVAETQIAGDSLHHVMMQKFLEGGWAWMLPILVFLVIGLAVAIERILYLSLSTINSKKLIVKVEEALKNGGIEAAKEVCRNTRGPIASIYYQGLDRYDQGLDSVEKAVVSYGSVQTGQMESGLTWIGLFIALSPMLGFMGTVVGMIQAFDQIQAAGDISPTLVAGGIKVALLTTLMGLIAAVILQLFYNYIVSKIDSLVNDMEDSSITLMDILTAYNKK from the coding sequence ATGAAAAAACTTTTTTTGATTCCGTCGGCTGCCCTGTCCGTACTGGGTACCGTTAGTGCGTTCGCGCAGGATGCTGCTGCCGCAACCGAAACGGTTGTTGCCGAAACTCAGATCGCCGGCGACAGCCTGCACCACGTCATGATGCAGAAGTTCCTCGAGGGCGGCTGGGCATGGATGCTCCCGATTCTGGTGTTCCTCGTGATCGGTCTGGCTGTGGCTATCGAGCGTATCCTCTATCTGTCGCTTTCGACAATCAACTCGAAGAAACTCATCGTCAAGGTTGAAGAAGCCCTGAAGAACGGCGGCATCGAGGCTGCCAAGGAAGTTTGCCGCAACACCCGCGGCCCGATCGCTTCGATCTACTACCAGGGGCTGGATCGTTACGACCAGGGACTGGATTCGGTCGAGAAGGCTGTCGTTTCCTACGGTTCGGTTCAAACCGGCCAGATGGAGTCGGGTCTGACGTGGATCGGCCTGTTCATCGCCCTTTCGCCTATGTTGGGATTTATGGGTACCGTAGTAGGTATGATCCAAGCATTCGACCAGATTCAGGCAGCCGGTGATATCAGCCCGACGCTCGTTGCCGGTGGTATCAAGGTCGCCCTTCTGACGACCCTCATGGGTCTTATCGCTGCGGTTATTCTTCAGTTGTTCTACAACTATATCGTTTCGAAGATCGACTCTTTGGTGAACGATATGGAGGATTCGTCCATCACGCTGATGGATATCCTGACGGCTTACAACAAGAAATAA
- a CDS encoding asparaginase, with protein MRSSILIIYTGGTIGMKTDAVTGALVPFDFSAIYDEFPSLKRLNVDIDVHTVSPVIDSSNVEPGHWIALAELIRDNYARYDGFVVLHGTDTMSYTASALSFMLENLSKPVVFTGSQIPIGVLRTDGRENLITAIEIAGAHLDGRPEVPEVSLYFQNRLFRANRTTKRSAEALSAFRSYNYPPLAEVGVNIAYNLPAILQPAETSPELRIATKLSGGIELIKLFPGMGEEILRAMLAAPGLRAVVLETYGAGNAPTSEWFIRVVKEAVDRGIIILNITQCGGGRVSMELYETGLKLQKTGVLCGYDMTTEAAVTKLMYVLGLGLSDDATRALLRKPLRGEFTA; from the coding sequence ATGCGTTCATCCATCCTCATCATCTACACGGGCGGAACCATCGGCATGAAGACCGATGCCGTCACCGGGGCGCTGGTACCCTTCGATTTCAGCGCCATTTACGACGAATTTCCCTCGCTGAAGCGTCTCAACGTCGACATCGACGTGCACACCGTGTCACCCGTGATCGACTCGTCGAACGTCGAGCCGGGCCACTGGATCGCCTTGGCCGAACTCATCCGCGACAACTACGCCCGTTACGACGGCTTCGTGGTGCTGCACGGCACCGACACCATGTCCTACACGGCGTCGGCATTGAGTTTCATGCTCGAAAACCTCAGCAAACCGGTGGTTTTCACCGGCAGCCAGATCCCGATCGGCGTGCTGCGCACCGACGGGCGCGAGAACCTCATCACGGCCATCGAGATCGCCGGGGCCCACCTCGACGGCCGTCCCGAGGTCCCCGAAGTGTCACTCTACTTCCAGAACCGGCTCTTCCGCGCCAACCGCACCACCAAGCGCAGCGCCGAAGCCCTGAGCGCCTTCCGGTCGTACAACTACCCGCCGCTGGCCGAGGTCGGGGTCAACATCGCCTACAACCTGCCGGCGATCCTGCAACCCGCCGAGACCTCTCCGGAACTGCGCATCGCCACGAAGCTCTCCGGGGGCATCGAACTTATCAAACTCTTCCCGGGAATGGGCGAGGAGATCCTGCGGGCCATGCTCGCGGCCCCCGGACTGCGGGCCGTGGTGCTCGAGACCTACGGCGCCGGCAACGCCCCCACCTCCGAGTGGTTCATCCGGGTCGTGAAGGAGGCCGTCGATCGCGGAATCATCATCCTCAACATCACGCAGTGCGGCGGCGGACGGGTCTCGATGGAACTCTACGAAACCGGCCTGAAGCTCCAGAAAACCGGCGTCCTGTGCGGCTATGACATGACCACCGAAGCCGCCGTCACCAAACTGATGTATGTGCTCGGGCTGGGGCTCTCCGACGACGCGACGCGCGCACTGCTCCGGAAGCCCCTGCGCGGAGAATTTACGGCCTAA
- a CDS encoding TatD family hydrolase, producing MKLIDTHSHLYDEAFDADRDEALARAAAEGVGLLLLPAIDSESHERLFGLCRSHPQRCIPMMGLHPTSVNDNPRWREELALVETYLQTPPGGIAGFCAVGEIGLDLYWSRDFHAEQTEVFRRQIELALQYGLPIAVHTRDAWPETAALMREFHGRGVRGVFHAYSDGIETYRELKQLGDFVFGIGGVVTFKKSRLAEVVREMELRDIVLETDCPYLTPAPHRGERNESAYVHYVCEKVAELKGLTPAEVAAATTENAKRIFKGI from the coding sequence ATGAAACTGATCGATACCCATTCACACCTTTACGACGAGGCGTTCGACGCCGACCGCGACGAGGCTTTGGCCCGCGCCGCAGCCGAGGGCGTCGGGCTGTTACTGCTCCCGGCCATCGACTCCGAAAGCCACGAAAGACTGTTCGGGCTTTGCCGCAGCCACCCGCAGCGGTGTATCCCGATGATGGGCCTGCACCCCACCTCGGTCAACGACAACCCCCGCTGGCGCGAGGAGCTGGCGCTGGTCGAAACATACCTGCAAACCCCGCCCGGGGGGATCGCCGGGTTCTGCGCCGTGGGTGAGATCGGGCTCGACCTCTATTGGAGCCGCGATTTTCATGCGGAGCAGACCGAGGTTTTCCGCCGCCAGATCGAACTCGCACTGCAATACGGACTGCCGATCGCCGTGCATACGCGCGATGCGTGGCCCGAGACCGCGGCCCTCATGCGCGAATTCCACGGCCGGGGTGTCCGGGGTGTCTTCCACGCCTATTCGGACGGGATCGAAACCTACCGCGAACTGAAACAACTGGGCGATTTCGTCTTCGGTATCGGGGGCGTAGTGACCTTCAAAAAGAGCAGACTGGCCGAGGTCGTGCGCGAAATGGAGCTGCGGGACATCGTTCTCGAAACCGACTGTCCCTACCTGACGCCCGCACCCCACCGGGGCGAGCGCAACGAATCGGCCTATGTGCACTATGTCTGCGAAAAAGTCGCCGAACTCAAGGGGCTGACACCCGCGGAGGTCGCCGCCGCAACGACCGAAAATGCAAAACGAATTTTCAAAGGAATCTGA
- the dprA gene encoding DNA-processing protein DprA, producing the protein MTIEDIALQMTPGIGLKGAVHLLEQFGDARSIFAASADELVGDAELRPEAAQQILRRKGFPAAEKELDHCRRNGITAIASTDAEYPPLLREIPDYPHVLYVRGSIEALSSRCISVVGTREATPYGQTACNRLVEGLAERIPGLCIVSGLAFGIDVTAHRAALAAGIPTVAVVANPLPGVTPAQHTDVARDILAHGGALVTELHSQSKQNGNFYLARNRIIAGLSAGCIVVESADTGGSLYTAHCADAYNRTVMAVPGRITDRASAGTNHLIRNRKAQLVLTADDVIRELMWDLGENPATLRAKPSTPELTPDEAGLLGCFRTDDPLSVETLGELSGLNSGELATLLVGLELAGAVRQLPGNRYMKL; encoded by the coding sequence ATGACCATCGAGGATATTGCCCTTCAGATGACGCCGGGCATCGGCCTGAAAGGCGCCGTGCACCTGCTGGAACAGTTCGGCGATGCGCGGAGCATCTTCGCGGCCTCGGCCGATGAACTGGTCGGCGATGCGGAGTTGCGGCCCGAGGCGGCCCAGCAGATACTCCGCCGGAAAGGATTCCCTGCCGCTGAAAAGGAGCTCGACCACTGCCGCCGCAACGGCATCACGGCCATCGCTTCGACCGACGCGGAATACCCGCCGCTGCTGCGCGAAATTCCCGACTATCCCCATGTGCTCTATGTCCGGGGCAGCATCGAGGCCCTCTCGTCCCGCTGTATCTCGGTCGTGGGCACGCGCGAAGCGACACCTTACGGACAGACAGCCTGCAACCGGCTGGTCGAAGGACTGGCGGAACGCATCCCGGGGCTTTGCATCGTGAGCGGACTGGCTTTCGGCATCGACGTCACGGCACACCGCGCGGCGCTTGCGGCCGGGATTCCGACCGTTGCCGTGGTAGCCAATCCGCTGCCCGGCGTAACGCCAGCACAGCATACGGACGTGGCGCGCGACATCCTCGCCCACGGAGGTGCGCTGGTCACGGAACTGCACTCGCAGTCGAAGCAGAACGGCAATTTCTACCTCGCACGCAACCGCATCATCGCGGGACTGAGCGCCGGATGTATCGTCGTCGAATCAGCCGACACGGGCGGTTCGCTCTACACGGCCCACTGTGCCGACGCTTACAACCGGACGGTGATGGCCGTTCCGGGGCGCATTACCGACCGGGCATCGGCCGGAACGAACCACCTGATCCGCAACCGCAAGGCGCAGTTGGTGCTGACGGCCGACGACGTGATCCGCGAACTGATGTGGGACCTCGGAGAGAATCCCGCGACACTGCGGGCGAAGCCTTCGACACCGGAGCTCACGCCCGACGAAGCGGGACTGCTCGGTTGTTTCCGCACCGACGACCCGCTGTCGGTCGAGACGCTCGGGGAGTTGAGCGGGCTGAACTCCGGCGAACTGGCGACGCTGCTCGTGGGGCTGGAACTGGCCGGCGCCGTGCGCCAGTTGCCCGGCAACCGATACATGAAGCTATGA
- a CDS encoding tyrosine-type recombinase/integrase — MIQYIEQVSNNKQKIGKNGVPGSLRMLIYHLKKYKGDRILLKDVDVKYLNGFVRYLSSAISANSGRQKRTLKQSTQHNIFASLKMIIHQAIKDELLAHDPTKSVDSPTTVQSHKEYLTESELKKLIATPSRNEVVKRSFLFCCFTGLRLSDVRNLTWNHITTGSDNQMQLNFRQKKTNISNFCKTSTQLYAIS, encoded by the coding sequence TTGATACAATACATCGAACAGGTCAGTAATAACAAACAGAAGATCGGCAAAAACGGGGTTCCCGGTTCTCTACGGATGTTGATATACCACCTGAAAAAATACAAGGGTGATCGAATTCTGTTGAAAGATGTAGATGTCAAGTACCTGAACGGATTCGTCCGATATTTGTCTTCTGCAATATCGGCAAATTCCGGCAGACAGAAACGAACCCTCAAACAATCGACTCAACACAATATTTTTGCCTCGTTGAAAATGATTATTCATCAGGCAATCAAAGATGAATTGTTGGCCCATGATCCGACCAAATCGGTGGATTCCCCGACGACAGTACAATCTCACAAAGAGTACCTGACCGAATCGGAACTCAAAAAATTGATAGCCACCCCCAGTAGGAACGAAGTTGTCAAAAGATCATTTTTATTTTGTTGTTTTACGGGATTACGACTTTCAGATGTCCGTAATCTGACGTGGAACCACATTACGACGGGATCGGACAATCAAATGCAACTCAACTTTCGACAGAAAAAAACAAACATTTCCAATTTTTGCAAAACTTCCACCCAACTTTACGCCATTTCGTAA